In a single window of the Pseudochaenichthys georgianus chromosome 16, fPseGeo1.2, whole genome shotgun sequence genome:
- the LOC117461490 gene encoding cysteine-rich venom protein encodes MFAFLICILTVQQVNSACNVQDICPDNPAVQAEIVNYHNELRRAVERASDMLLMSYDEKAAVNAQAWVDQCILAHGAPSTRMIDGYELGENLFYSSSLDSWTDAITDWHAEVSHYLYPSGSTNGKSVGHYTQVVWNSSYKIGCGVKLCPNGIYFYACHYYRAGNFKGWPPYQEGPQCGSCPNDCEGKLCTNPCPYINKYLNCPTLKNQNGCTNGQVKAWCPAACNCTTEIIPIA; translated from the exons ATGTTTGCTTTCCTGATTTGCATCTTGACCGTGCAGCAAGTGAACTCTGCCTGCAATGTG CAAG acattTGCCCAGACAACCCAGCAGTTCAGGCTGAGATCGTTAACTATCACAATGAACTGAGGAGAGCAGTTGAGCGTGCCTCGGACATGCTGCTTATG AGCTATGATGAAAAGGCAGCAGTCAATGCTCAGGCCTGGGTGGACCAATGTATTCTGGCTCATGGAGCGCCCAGCACCCGCATGATAGATG GATATGAATTAGGTGAGAATCTGTTCTATTCATCCTCACTTGACTCGTGGACTGACGCCATCACTGACTGGCATGCTGAAGTTTCACACTACCTGTATCCCAGTGGCTCCACCAACGGCAAATCTGTTGGTCACTACACTCAG GTGGTGTGGAACAGCTCCTACAAAATTGGCTGTGGTGTGAAATTGTGCCCCAACGGCATCTATTTCTATGCTTGCCATTATTACCGAGC AGGAAACTTCAAGGGTTGGCCACCTTATCAAGAGGGACCACAGTGTGGTTCCTGTCCCAATGACTGTGAAGGCAAACTCTGCA CCAACCCATGTCcttacattaacaaatacctcAACTGTCCAACCTTGAAAAACCAGAATGGATGCACCAATGGGCAGGTGAAAGCCTGGTGTCCAGCTGCATGCAACTGCACCACTGAAATCATCCCAATAGCCTAA